Proteins from a genomic interval of Clostridium sp. M62/1:
- a CDS encoding helix-turn-helix domain-containing protein: MPNKVAVDQRAKDMIIELGLLIRDCRGTLSQSQLAKRVGLPRSNMKYIEDGVNAPTADVYDKLIKELKPDLQTHHHMDHLYMAIRKVPPPDVCRTITQNKDLVDAMRKLEGCNLTPDQIESVSALFASFQKNREGEPIK; encoded by the coding sequence TTGCCCAACAAGGTGGCTGTAGATCAACGAGCTAAAGATATGATCATCGAACTTGGTTTATTGATTCGTGATTGCCGTGGAACGCTCAGCCAATCTCAATTAGCCAAAAGGGTTGGCCTGCCCCGTTCCAACATGAAATACATAGAGGATGGTGTCAACGCTCCGACAGCGGATGTCTATGACAAGCTGATTAAGGAGCTAAAGCCGGATTTGCAGACGCACCACCACATGGATCATTTGTATATGGCGATTCGGAAAGTTCCTCCGCCCGATGTTTGCCGAACCATCACACAAAACAAGGATTTAGTGGATGCAATGAGGAAGTTAGAAGGTTGTAATCTGACTCCCGACCAGATTGAAAGTGTTTCCGCCCTGTTTGCGTCTTTTCAAAAGAATAGAGAAGGAGAACCCATAAAATGA
- the rlmD gene encoding 23S rRNA (uracil(1939)-C(5))-methyltransferase RlmD, giving the protein MKKGEIYEGIVEKMDFPNKGIIYIEGERVTVKNALPGQKVKFLVNKKRKGKCEGRLLEVTEPAAVELSDACPHFGICGGCLFQTFPYEEQLKIKEGQVREFLEGVLGTPGVSGTWNFEGIIGSPAAERYRNKMEFSFGDEVKDGPLALGMHKRGSFYDVVTVGGCRIVHEDFTKILLCTKEFFEERQIPFYKKMQQTGYLRHLLVRRAVKTGEILIDLITTTQTHTLQTEQFGGTEEELLNQWREKILSLSLEGTLAGILHTKNDTLADAVKDEGTEILFGQDYFYEELLGLKFRISPFSFFQTNSLGAEVLYEKTREYVGGVDGKVVFDLYSGTGTIAQILAPVAQKVVGVEIVEEAVEASRVNAERNGLSNCEFIAGDVLKVVGELTDKPDLIVLDPPRDGIHPKAIEKIIDFGVERMVYVSCKPTSLARDLEILTARGYAVERACCVDMFPGTGNVETVVLLSKLNTKQHIEVELNLDELDLTAAESKATYDEIKAYVLEKYGLKVSSLYISQVKRKCGLDMGQNYNLSKKEDAKVPQCPPEKEAAIVEALKHFHMI; this is encoded by the coding sequence ATGAAAAAAGGTGAGATTTACGAGGGGATTGTAGAGAAGATGGATTTTCCCAACAAGGGAATCATTTATATTGAGGGAGAACGGGTTACGGTGAAGAATGCCCTTCCCGGACAGAAGGTAAAATTTCTGGTAAATAAAAAGAGAAAGGGAAAATGCGAGGGCCGTCTTCTGGAAGTGACAGAACCGGCAGCTGTGGAGCTGTCCGATGCCTGTCCGCACTTTGGAATCTGCGGAGGCTGCCTGTTTCAGACCTTTCCCTATGAGGAGCAGCTGAAAATCAAGGAGGGACAGGTAAGAGAGTTTCTGGAGGGTGTGCTGGGGACACCGGGAGTCTCGGGAACATGGAACTTTGAGGGGATTATCGGAAGTCCTGCCGCAGAGCGGTACAGAAATAAGATGGAGTTTTCCTTCGGAGATGAGGTGAAGGATGGCCCCTTAGCCCTGGGTATGCATAAGAGAGGCAGCTTTTACGATGTGGTGACAGTTGGCGGATGCCGGATTGTCCATGAAGATTTTACGAAGATTCTTCTCTGTACCAAGGAATTTTTTGAAGAGAGACAGATTCCGTTTTATAAAAAGATGCAGCAGACAGGGTATCTGCGCCACCTGCTTGTGAGAAGGGCAGTAAAGACAGGGGAAATTCTTATTGACTTAATCACAACGACCCAGACGCACACCCTGCAGACAGAGCAGTTTGGCGGGACAGAGGAGGAGCTTCTGAACCAGTGGAGGGAGAAAATTCTGTCTCTTTCGCTGGAAGGGACTCTGGCCGGCATTCTCCATACGAAAAATGATACGCTGGCAGACGCGGTAAAGGATGAGGGCACAGAGATACTGTTTGGACAGGATTACTTTTACGAGGAGCTTCTGGGGCTTAAATTCCGTATTTCTCCGTTCTCCTTCTTCCAGACCAACTCTCTGGGAGCAGAGGTGCTCTATGAGAAAACCAGAGAGTATGTAGGAGGCGTGGACGGGAAGGTAGTCTTCGACCTGTACAGCGGCACGGGAACCATTGCCCAGATTCTGGCACCTGTGGCGCAGAAGGTTGTAGGCGTGGAGATTGTGGAGGAGGCCGTGGAGGCCTCCAGGGTAAACGCTGAGCGAAACGGACTCTCCAACTGCGAATTCATCGCAGGGGACGTGCTCAAGGTAGTGGGAGAGCTGACCGACAAGCCGGATCTGATCGTGCTCGATCCGCCCAGGGATGGGATTCATCCAAAGGCTATAGAAAAGATCATTGACTTCGGTGTAGAACGGATGGTGTATGTGTCCTGCAAGCCTACAAGCCTGGCAAGAGACCTGGAAATACTGACGGCGAGAGGGTATGCGGTGGAGAGAGCGTGCTGCGTGGATATGTTTCCGGGGACGGGGAATGTTGAGACGGTTGTACTTTTGTCCAAACTTAATACCAAGCAGCATATTGAGGTGGAGCTGAATCTGGACGAGCTGGATTTGACAGCGGCGGAGAGCAAGGCTACCTATGACGAGATCAAAGCCTATGTGCTGGAGAAGTATGGGTTGAAAGTGTCCAGCCTGTATATCTCCCAGGTCAAGCGGAAGTGTGGGCTGGATATGGGACAGAACTATAACCTTTCAAAGAAGGAAGATGCAAAAGTGCCGCAGTGCCCGCCGGAAAAGGAAGCGGCAATTGTAGAGGCATTGAAACATTTTCATATGATATAA
- a CDS encoding restriction endonuclease subunit S yields the protein MVDFMTWEEENGHTFKKKKLKYIVSTPITDGPHETPELLDEGIPFLSAESVKNGILDFNYKRGYISLSDHKLFCKKVRPQKNDIFIVKSGATTGNCGIVTTDEEFSIWSPLALIRCDNISVLQKFIYYYSLCYSFTHQVEQSWSYGTQQNIGMGVLGNLYVTLPSSNEQQSIVDYLDKECAQIDSIAADLEKQIALLQQYKKSLITETVTKGLDKSVPMKDSGVEWIGKIPEHWDVEPIKYRVTFHNGDRGENYPSKSELQSEGIPFINAGHLEGDGLNMDNMDYISEEKYRIMGGVKLRPGDILYCLRGSVGKNAIVDMNQGTVASSLVAIRSVRILAEYLYYCLNSHIEEVQRYLWDNGTAQPNLSADNLGKYKFCIPPVEEQKAIVKYLNNICSQIDNLVIGKKKQLSTIQQHKKSLIYEYVTGKKRVKEVR from the coding sequence ATGGTAGATTTTATGACTTGGGAAGAAGAAAATGGACACACATTTAAAAAGAAAAAGTTAAAATACATAGTATCTACTCCGATAACAGATGGACCTCATGAAACTCCCGAATTATTAGATGAAGGAATTCCTTTTTTATCTGCTGAATCTGTAAAAAACGGCATACTTGATTTCAATTATAAAAGAGGATATATTTCACTATCTGATCATAAATTGTTTTGTAAAAAAGTTAGGCCACAAAAAAATGATATATTTATAGTGAAATCTGGAGCGACAACCGGGAACTGCGGCATAGTGACTACCGATGAAGAATTTAGCATATGGTCTCCATTAGCACTCATTCGTTGTGATAATATTTCTGTTTTACAGAAATTTATATACTACTACTCTCTTTGCTATTCTTTCACACACCAAGTAGAGCAATCTTGGTCTTACGGTACACAACAAAATATCGGAATGGGTGTATTGGGCAATTTGTATGTAACTCTACCATCCTCAAACGAGCAACAATCCATCGTTGATTACCTCGACAAAGAATGTGCCCAGATTGACAGCATTGCCGCAGATTTGGAAAAACAGATTGCTCTTTTGCAGCAATATAAAAAATCCCTGATTACTGAAACGGTAACCAAGGGGTTGGATAAGTCTGTGCCGATGAAAGACAGCGGGGTTGAGTGGATTGGGAAAATTCCTGAGCATTGGGATGTAGAACCTATCAAATATCGTGTCACATTCCACAATGGCGACAGAGGAGAAAACTATCCCTCTAAAAGCGAATTACAATCTGAAGGAATACCATTCATAAATGCAGGTCATCTTGAGGGTGATGGCCTTAATATGGATAATATGGATTATATTTCTGAAGAAAAGTATCGCATAATGGGCGGCGTTAAGCTTAGACCGGGAGATATCTTATATTGCTTGCGAGGAAGTGTCGGGAAAAATGCCATTGTTGATATGAATCAGGGAACGGTTGCTTCATCATTAGTGGCAATTCGCAGTGTGAGAATCTTAGCCGAGTATCTTTATTATTGCTTGAACTCTCACATAGAGGAAGTTCAGCGATATTTGTGGGATAATGGTACCGCACAACCAAATTTATCAGCAGATAATCTAGGAAAGTACAAGTTTTGTATCCCGCCGGTCGAAGAACAAAAGGCTATTGTTAAATACTTAAATAACATTTGCTCTCAAATTGACAATTTAGTTATTGGGAAAAAGAAGCAACTCTCTACTATTCAGCAACACAAAAAATCTCTTATCTACGAATATGTCACTGGCAAAAAACGAGTAAAGGAGGTACGGTGA
- a CDS encoding type I restriction endonuclease subunit R — MAIKAGQLKERTDYQAYILEMLREENGYQVRPSTAYDPGYGMDVELLFSFLQATQPDTLARLEKLYGDKTRQTILNYINNEVNKKSRSLLDVLKHGVEFDNGVSLTLMYRKPATTFNQKAEALYQQNVLSVMEEVWHKEGERIDLVIFLNGIAIFTFELKCNTSGQNYEDAIRQYKFERDYKTRLLKFKAGCLAHFAMDLNEVYMCTNLKGKSSFFLPFNKGCGVGIHSGKGNPHNENGINVSYMWEDILKKDTVLYLIDKIIFLQKETKKDPDTGKRVTKETLIFPRYHQFNAVRKLVADVVEHHSEKNYLIEHSAGSGKTNTIAWLAHRFASLHDRENKVIFDTVCIITDRIVVDRQLQNAVLSLEHKAGLIKVMDEKCTSKDLADALNGNTKIIVTTIHKFMYIQELVQELKSKTFAVIIDEAHSSTAGTAMEAVTYALSESRKLSEATPVDVSEEEKSMGDIIEDEIARSGKQPNVSMIAFTATPKPTTLQLFGCLNEEGKKVAFDLYSMKQAIEEGFILDVLQNYVTYKTYFEINKAIEDDPELETIAAKRKIAKYIELHDTNIAQKVEIIIEHFKNRIMQELGGKAKAMVITSSRQAAVKYRNEFETYISKHGYTGIRALVAFSGKVSLDGHEYTEAVMNGIKEEDLPEVFDSNSYQVLLVANKYQTGFDQPKLCAMYVDKRLRGVNAVQTLSRLNRICAPYDKKTFVLDFKNEYEDIQASFAPFYTETILNETITPSDIRTVEAQVDQYNFLDIDDIEEFNGYLYQDKRTSKEKARMWALLDKSLQIINRHPELEKQEIRATIKRFLRFYSFLIQATCFESVDLHKKYNFLSYLVKEIEVGSGGNDFDIADKITASNFRQKKTGENTHEIESKPEVSLPTPNEVFMDEAVKKKLSEIIDEINAAYNKNFDIGVASKSALQMRDILLKNGHLRDSARNNSLKDFRFAYFDAVQDALIAGYEQNQDFFALLLDNDEKKRELMQVFLEDVYKHLRSD; from the coding sequence ATGGCAATCAAAGCAGGACAATTAAAAGAACGGACAGATTATCAGGCATACATTCTGGAAATGTTGCGGGAGGAAAACGGCTATCAGGTGCGTCCCTCTACCGCTTACGATCCCGGCTACGGTATGGATGTGGAGCTGCTGTTCTCCTTTTTGCAGGCAACCCAGCCGGATACATTGGCACGGCTGGAAAAACTCTATGGCGATAAGACCCGTCAGACCATCCTCAACTACATCAACAATGAGGTCAACAAGAAAAGCCGCAGCCTGCTGGATGTACTGAAGCACGGCGTGGAGTTTGACAACGGCGTCTCTCTAACCCTTATGTACCGAAAGCCTGCCACCACCTTCAACCAAAAGGCGGAGGCGCTGTATCAGCAGAATGTACTCTCGGTGATGGAGGAAGTCTGGCACAAGGAGGGCGAGCGCATTGACCTTGTAATCTTCCTCAACGGTATTGCCATTTTTACCTTTGAACTGAAATGCAACACCAGCGGACAGAACTATGAGGATGCGATCCGTCAGTATAAGTTTGAGCGGGATTACAAGACTCGTCTGCTGAAATTCAAGGCGGGCTGCCTAGCCCACTTTGCTATGGACTTGAACGAAGTCTATATGTGCACCAATCTGAAAGGAAAATCTTCCTTTTTCCTGCCGTTCAATAAGGGCTGTGGTGTTGGAATTCACTCTGGTAAGGGCAACCCCCACAACGAAAACGGCATCAATGTTTCTTATATGTGGGAAGATATCCTCAAAAAAGATACGGTGCTGTATCTGATTGATAAAATCATTTTCCTGCAAAAAGAAACCAAGAAAGACCCGGATACCGGTAAGCGTGTTACCAAGGAAACGCTGATTTTCCCCCGGTATCACCAGTTCAATGCCGTGCGCAAGTTGGTGGCAGACGTCGTAGAACACCATAGCGAGAAAAATTATCTGATTGAGCACTCGGCGGGCAGTGGCAAAACCAATACCATTGCATGGTTGGCCCACCGTTTTGCCTCCTTGCACGACAGGGAAAACAAAGTCATTTTTGATACGGTTTGCATCATCACTGATCGTATCGTGGTAGACCGTCAGCTTCAGAATGCCGTACTGTCACTGGAGCACAAGGCCGGTCTGATCAAGGTCATGGATGAAAAATGCACGTCCAAAGATCTTGCGGATGCCCTCAACGGCAATACAAAAATTATTGTGACTACCATCCACAAGTTCATGTACATTCAGGAACTTGTGCAGGAGCTGAAAAGCAAGACTTTTGCCGTAATCATCGACGAGGCGCATTCCTCTACCGCCGGAACTGCCATGGAAGCGGTGACATATGCTCTTTCAGAGAGCCGCAAACTGAGCGAGGCCACCCCTGTTGATGTGTCAGAAGAAGAAAAATCTATGGGCGATATTATCGAGGACGAAATTGCCCGTAGCGGAAAGCAGCCCAATGTCTCCATGATTGCCTTTACCGCAACTCCGAAACCGACTACCTTGCAGTTGTTCGGCTGTCTGAACGAAGAAGGAAAAAAGGTTGCCTTTGACCTATATTCCATGAAGCAAGCGATTGAGGAAGGCTTCATTCTGGATGTGCTGCAAAATTATGTGACCTATAAGACTTATTTTGAAATTAATAAGGCTATTGAGGACGATCCAGAACTGGAAACGATTGCCGCAAAGCGTAAGATTGCCAAGTATATTGAACTGCATGATACAAACATTGCCCAGAAAGTTGAGATCATTATTGAGCATTTCAAAAACAGAATCATGCAGGAGTTAGGCGGCAAAGCAAAAGCCATGGTCATTACTTCGTCACGGCAGGCAGCAGTCAAATACCGGAACGAGTTTGAAACCTATATTTCCAAGCATGGGTACACGGGTATTCGTGCACTGGTGGCGTTTTCAGGCAAGGTCTCTCTGGACGGCCACGAATACACCGAAGCGGTGATGAACGGCATTAAGGAAGAAGATTTGCCGGAAGTGTTTGACAGCAACAGCTATCAGGTACTGTTGGTGGCGAATAAGTATCAAACAGGCTTTGATCAGCCGAAGCTCTGTGCCATGTATGTGGACAAACGTCTGCGGGGAGTCAATGCTGTGCAGACCCTTTCTCGCTTGAACCGTATTTGTGCGCCCTATGATAAGAAAACCTTTGTGCTGGATTTCAAAAATGAATATGAAGATATTCAAGCGTCCTTTGCCCCATTCTATACTGAAACGATTCTAAATGAGACGATCACCCCTTCGGATATTCGAACGGTGGAAGCTCAGGTGGATCAGTATAATTTCCTGGATATTGACGATATTGAGGAATTTAACGGATACCTGTATCAGGATAAACGAACCTCTAAAGAAAAGGCTCGAATGTGGGCGTTGCTGGATAAATCCCTGCAAATCATCAATCGCCACCCGGAACTGGAAAAGCAGGAAATCCGTGCGACGATCAAGCGTTTCTTGCGTTTTTACAGTTTCCTGATTCAGGCAACCTGCTTTGAAAGCGTGGATCTGCACAAGAAGTACAATTTCCTTTCATACCTGGTTAAAGAAATCGAAGTGGGCAGCGGTGGAAATGATTTTGATATTGCGGACAAAATCACTGCCTCCAATTTCCGTCAGAAAAAGACCGGGGAAAATACACACGAAATTGAATCCAAGCCGGAGGTCAGCCTTCCGACACCCAATGAGGTCTTTATGGATGAAGCCGTGAAAAAGAAGCTGTCCGAGATCATCGACGAGATCAATGCAGCGTATAACAAAAACTTTGATATCGGCGTGGCCTCCAAGTCCGCTCTGCAAATGAGGGACATTTTGCTGAAGAATGGACATCTGAGGGACAGTGCACGGAATAACTCGCTGAAAGACTTCCGCTTCGCCTATTTTGACGCTGTACAGGATGCTCTGATTGCCGGGTATGAGCAGAACCAAGATTTCTTCGCACTTTTGCTGGATAATGACGAGAAGAAGCGTGAACTGATGCAGGTGTTCCTGGAGGATGTATATAAGCATTTGCGTAGTGATTAA
- a CDS encoding CHC2 zinc finger domain-containing protein — MRKSNVFEAVKQSVPTRQAAEYYGVQIGKNGMACCPFHDDKHPSMKVDRRFHCFGCQADGDVIDFTARLFSLSSKEAALKLAEDFSVRYDAKGHDPPRRRPVKRKISEELRYRQAEQKCFRVLCDYLHLLECWEKEYAPQTPEETWNPLFVEALQKKAHTEYLLDILLSGSMEERACVVAEYGKEVRKIEQRISEFTASHPAGRHERSRSLSAGAER, encoded by the coding sequence GTGAGAAAATCGAATGTATTTGAAGCGGTGAAGCAGTCTGTCCCCACAAGGCAGGCTGCGGAATATTACGGGGTGCAGATTGGCAAGAACGGGATGGCCTGCTGTCCTTTCCATGATGACAAGCATCCCAGCATGAAGGTCGACCGCCGGTTCCACTGTTTCGGCTGTCAGGCGGACGGGGATGTGATTGATTTTACCGCCCGTCTGTTTAGCCTGAGCAGCAAGGAGGCGGCGCTGAAGCTGGCGGAGGATTTCTCTGTCCGCTATGACGCCAAAGGCCATGACCCGCCCCGCAGGAGACCGGTCAAACGGAAAATCAGCGAGGAACTGCGCTACCGGCAGGCGGAGCAGAAATGTTTCCGGGTACTTTGCGATTATCTGCATCTGCTGGAATGCTGGGAGAAGGAATACGCCCCGCAGACGCCGGAGGAAACGTGGAATCCGCTGTTTGTGGAAGCCCTGCAAAAGAAAGCGCACACGGAGTATCTGCTGGATATTCTCCTGTCCGGCAGCATGGAGGAACGTGCCTGTGTGGTCGCTGAGTATGGAAAAGAGGTGAGGAAGATTGAGCAGCGAATATCAGAGTTTACCGCCAGCCACCCGGCAGGCCGCCATGAGCGCAGCCGAAGCCTTAGCGCCGGAGCAGAGCGTTGA
- a CDS encoding helix-turn-helix domain-containing protein, whose amino-acid sequence MYTKLSIPERLKDLRVVDKHLTLEQLAEQTGLSKSALGKYESDDYKDISPFAIATLAEFYGVSTDYLMGLSENKNHPNTELQALHLSDDMVELLSSGKINNRLLCELATHPNFRRLMVDMEICIDRIANMRVEQMNLVMEATRRTVLSKYAPGEDDLYMRTLELGQVQESDFYSHVMHDDLDSIVRDIREAHLKDKTTADPQPTLEDVKEKFERALEQGSQEEMAIHEFCDRMQIPFEKISSEDFSAFLRILSLSKLLKNPNNMRGKARPKPYYASKKKKQK is encoded by the coding sequence ATGTACACAAAGCTGTCAATCCCGGAGCGGCTCAAAGACCTGCGGGTGGTGGACAAGCACCTGACGCTGGAACAGCTGGCGGAGCAGACCGGCCTTTCAAAATCTGCGCTGGGAAAATATGAAAGCGATGACTACAAGGACATCAGCCCGTTTGCGATTGCAACGCTGGCAGAGTTTTACGGCGTGTCCACCGACTATCTGATGGGGCTGTCCGAAAATAAAAATCACCCAAACACAGAGCTTCAGGCTCTGCATCTGAGTGACGATATGGTAGAACTTTTGAGCAGCGGCAAGATCAACAACCGGCTTCTCTGCGAACTTGCCACGCATCCGAACTTCCGGCGGCTGATGGTGGATATGGAAATTTGTATCGATCGGATCGCCAATATGCGGGTGGAGCAGATGAATCTGGTGATGGAGGCCACCCGGCGGACCGTCCTCAGCAAGTATGCGCCCGGAGAAGATGACCTCTATATGCGGACGCTGGAGCTGGGGCAGGTGCAGGAAAGCGACTTTTACAGCCACGTCATGCACGATGACCTAGACAGCATCGTCCGGGATATACGGGAAGCCCACTTGAAGGACAAGACCACCGCCGACCCGCAGCCCACGCTGGAGGATGTCAAGGAAAAGTTTGAACGGGCGCTCGAACAGGGTAGCCAGGAGGAAATGGCGATCCATGAATTTTGTGACAGGATGCAGATACCCTTCGAGAAAATTTCCTCGGAGGACTTCTCGGCGTTCCTGAGGATACTGAGCCTGTCCAAGCTGCTCAAAAATCCCAATAATATGCGAGGAAAAGCAAGGCCAAAGCCGTATTATGCGTCTAAAAAGAAAAAGCAAAAATGA
- a CDS encoding type I restriction-modification system subunit M, which produces MRDKYFYEVMFDDTSIDVSKEVGLVWSIANSLRGAYTSDKYKDVIIPMVIIRRFECALEETKDAVVAKYKQNPNLPAALLCQVSKYPFYNTNEFTLKRLLDDSDSIASNLKSYIEGFSANIQLILEKLLKFSTQIDKMDKSNRLYSVVKKFSDLDLYPAHVDSMKMGYIFEDIIRRFSENAEAGDHYTPREVIRLMVNVLLAEGCNDLLTDEGKIATVLDAACGSGGMLSTTYDFLRRKNPYVDVRLFGQEINPESYAICLADMLIKGQDVKNIMGDEEANTLKTDCFPDQKMRLVIMNPPFGTPWGGKDAPEGQEKKVREENKKGGRFEHGLPGTGDAQLLFMQHAINKLDEKNGRAAIITNGSPLFSGGTTSGESQIRRWMLEEDLIEAIIALPTQLFYNTDIGIYIFILSRNKRPDRRGKVQLINAVDMWKPLRKSLGKKRREIDRDSMKKITELYSNFEENQYCKIFPNEEFMYKEYAVYQPLQRRGVLDAESIERLRTSSYFTSNSSIFNETDFEQLKEMNPRSAADEKKYQKYLAGQQFVADVLNILEANRSDQVFMDYGEFEKYLKSLLGKVEGMSASRLTGIAMVLAVMDKTAVVQKDRKGEIIKDTTTKDTEIIKLTQDPEKYFEAEVYPHVPDAIWAYEFDPEKKESATNKEKLGAEFPFTRFFYEYKEPEKADNLLAQFMELEKSLSEKIAALQESEGEQW; this is translated from the coding sequence ATGAGAGATAAGTATTTTTACGAAGTAATGTTTGATGATACGTCCATTGACGTAAGCAAGGAAGTCGGATTGGTCTGGTCCATTGCCAACTCGCTCCGTGGTGCCTATACCTCGGATAAATATAAGGACGTTATTATCCCCATGGTCATCATCCGCCGGTTTGAGTGCGCTTTGGAGGAAACCAAAGATGCAGTTGTGGCAAAGTACAAGCAGAACCCTAACCTCCCAGCTGCGCTTCTTTGCCAGGTGTCCAAATATCCCTTTTACAACACCAATGAATTTACCCTGAAACGCCTTCTGGATGACAGCGACAGCATTGCGTCCAACCTCAAGTCTTACATTGAAGGCTTTTCTGCTAACATCCAACTGATTCTAGAAAAGTTGCTGAAATTCAGCACCCAGATCGACAAAATGGATAAGAGCAACCGCCTTTACAGCGTGGTTAAAAAGTTCTCGGATTTGGATTTGTATCCCGCCCATGTGGATAGCATGAAGATGGGCTACATTTTCGAGGATATTATCCGCCGCTTTTCTGAAAACGCTGAGGCCGGTGATCACTATACGCCCCGTGAAGTAATTCGTCTGATGGTCAATGTACTGCTGGCAGAGGGCTGCAACGACCTGTTGACGGATGAGGGTAAAATTGCCACCGTACTGGATGCTGCCTGTGGTTCGGGCGGTATGCTGTCCACTACCTATGATTTCCTGCGCCGCAAAAATCCCTATGTGGATGTGCGCTTGTTTGGACAGGAAATCAATCCCGAATCCTACGCCATTTGTCTGGCAGATATGCTCATCAAAGGCCAGGATGTGAAAAACATTATGGGTGATGAGGAAGCTAACACCCTGAAAACGGACTGCTTCCCGGATCAGAAGATGCGGCTGGTGATTATGAATCCCCCGTTTGGTACACCCTGGGGTGGCAAAGATGCACCGGAAGGACAAGAGAAGAAAGTCCGTGAGGAAAACAAGAAGGGCGGACGGTTTGAACATGGTCTGCCTGGAACGGGTGACGCCCAGCTGCTATTCATGCAGCACGCCATCAATAAGCTGGATGAGAAAAACGGGCGTGCAGCGATCATTACCAATGGCTCGCCTCTTTTCTCTGGCGGAACCACCAGCGGTGAAAGCCAAATTCGGCGCTGGATGCTGGAGGAAGATTTAATTGAAGCCATTATTGCCCTGCCTACCCAGCTTTTCTATAACACCGATATCGGCATTTATATCTTTATTCTGTCCCGCAATAAGCGCCCTGACCGCCGTGGAAAGGTGCAGCTGATCAATGCGGTGGATATGTGGAAACCCCTTCGCAAATCTTTGGGCAAAAAACGTCGGGAAATTGACCGGGATAGCATGAAAAAAATCACCGAGCTGTACTCCAACTTTGAGGAAAACCAGTATTGCAAGATTTTCCCCAACGAGGAGTTTATGTACAAGGAGTATGCGGTCTATCAGCCGTTACAGCGCCGGGGTGTGCTGGATGCGGAAAGTATTGAGCGACTGCGGACCAGCAGCTACTTCACCAGTAACTCCAGCATTTTCAATGAGACGGATTTTGAGCAGTTGAAAGAGATGAACCCCCGCAGTGCTGCCGACGAGAAGAAATACCAGAAATATCTGGCGGGGCAGCAGTTTGTAGCGGATGTATTGAACATTCTGGAAGCCAACCGTTCTGACCAGGTGTTTATGGATTATGGCGAGTTTGAAAAGTATCTGAAATCACTGCTGGGCAAGGTCGAGGGGATGTCTGCCAGCCGGTTGACTGGCATTGCCATGGTGCTGGCGGTGATGGACAAAACCGCCGTGGTGCAAAAAGACCGAAAAGGCGAAATAATCAAGGACACTACCACTAAGGATACCGAGATCATCAAGCTCACCCAGGACCCAGAGAAATATTTTGAGGCGGAAGTGTATCCCCATGTACCGGATGCTATCTGGGCCTATGAATTTGACCCGGAGAAAAAGGAGAGCGCTACCAATAAAGAAAAACTGGGCGCAGAGTTCCCGTTTACCCGATTCTTTTACGAGTACAAGGAGCCGGAAAAGGCAGATAATCTGCTGGCACAGTTTATGGAACTGGAAAAATCCCTCTCCGAAAAAATTGCAGCATTGCAGGAAAGCGAGGGAGAGCAATGGTAG